In Eriocheir sinensis breed Jianghai 21 chromosome 23, ASM2467909v1, whole genome shotgun sequence, a single window of DNA contains:
- the LOC127002486 gene encoding uncharacterized protein LOC127002486: MMLRFLTILLSLGSLLATTPIHLKPGALTAHIGEVFLIEDVLLVKYPYTSLTNTTDTIRIVSEKLLGMADAIRATKTRESKAPSSTNSLTLFQLLEDRILFLRGKVDEVNMDYSSHSVHSRVKRGLLNIVGSASKFLFGTATDGDVRDLRDHYAHVLSFAARNRRVINANCRKLAQLHTNIAVLLEQTNKMVEVINIVVKQIDQVNQFLLLDQALHVLENVINSVATANQQVISNVVDAAHGRVTPALFPLHDLRTTVQIGYQNYSLTPLFTPDMSQYFYPLIESSLTPDAIIIHVPFQTADVFEAHEMGPFPFSAKDSVLALDTSPSLVLIAKDFALYSTGSYSLLQYCKETVFGRFYCSASLFAFLPVRGGVCEIALTRVNASDALSLCPYKQLTPTPVFHTNFQGLHYFYFPQSFYVSVICPEGTTYQRVTGHYAIAEACYIRSTNITTYPSRIRLVFTANISHRVFPLRSLDDIHFSSISYVTNSLNSLSFANKTEFAETLEETLPDYLHLPYLYPGFFVPMFLMFVSLVVMCYLIRRNSVLHDYLVVQTRRLDAGRPLAR; encoded by the coding sequence atgatgttgcgttttctgaccatcttgttgtccctcggctccctgcttgcaacaacacccatccacctgaagcctggtgccctcacggcacacataggagaggtcttcctcatagaagatgtgctcctcgtaaaatatccatatacttccttgaccaacaccacggacacaatcaggatagtctcagaaaaactactcggcatggcagacgccatccgggctaccaagactagggaatcaaaggctccttctagtaccaactctctgactctttttcaactactggaggataggattctgttcttacggggaaaggttgatgaggtaaacatggattatagttctcactcagttcactctcgggttaagagggggttgctcaacatcgttgggtccgcctcaaagttcctcttcggtacggcaaccgacggggacgttcgcgatttgcgggaccactacgctcatgtactttcctttgctgctcgaaatcgcagggtgatcaacgccaattgtaggaaacttgcgcaattgcatactaacattgcggtactgctagagcagacaaataagatggtagaggttatcaacatagttgtcaaacagatcgaccaggtgaatcagtttctcctcctagatcaggccttgcatgtattggaaaacgtcattaactccgtcgcaacggcaaatcagcaggttattagcaacgtggttgacgcagcgcacggtagagtcacacctgccttgttccctctacacgatttgagaacgactgtccagatcgggtatcaaaattatagcctgacgcctttattcaccccggacatgagtcaatatttttaccccttgattgagtccagcctcacccctgatgccataatcattcatgttccgtttcagacggcggacgtgtttgaggcacacgaaatggGCCCGTTCCCgttttcggcaaaggacagtgtgttggccctggacacgtccccgtctcttgttctaatcgcgaaggatttcgctctgtattcaacgggtagctactcactcttgcagtattgcaaggagacggtcttcgggcgattctattgttctgcgtctctctttgccttccttccagttcggggaggggtatgcgagatcgccctcacccgcgtgaacgcgtctgacgctctttccctgtgcccttacaagcagctaacaccaacgcctgttttccatacgaactttcagggtctgcattatttttatttccctcagtccttctatgtatcggtcatctgcccggagggtaccacttatcaacgggttactggtcactatgccatagcggaagcatgctatatccgctccactaacataacaacgtacccgtcccggattcgtctggttttcacggccaatatttcccatcgagtgtttcctctacggtctctcgatgacattcatttctccagcatctcgtatgtgactaattcccttaattcattgtctttcgcgaacaaaacagagtttgcggaaaccctggaggaaacgctgcctgattatttgcatctcccctacctgtaccctggattttttgtaccaatgtttctgatgttcgtcagtctcgtcgtcatgtgctaccttattaggagaaactctgtcctgcacgattatttggttgtgcagacacggcgactggatgcagggaggccactggcaaggtag